One genomic region from Tigriopus californicus strain San Diego chromosome 4, Tcal_SD_v2.1, whole genome shotgun sequence encodes:
- the LOC131879337 gene encoding uncharacterized protein LOC131879337: MSPEFALVDSSNGKIVSASVEAIPPISISPATASSLQVQWGMDILSCSDSSAECYCWSKDTDEWKTFPALIATHVTGSMSVVGDMPIVIGGHSYSVGADLGTVEIFNKTTQQWTVKSPLTPGRRRHCAVVINDTALMVIGGYSDSAGYIGSVNILDTNEMTWNELNGLPAPAYDMLCGLVDQTYVLCIGGVAADQDVNTAYGLDMALSNPEWKRKASFDLEEPAKEGFIYQFRDHLYCVTFHTPTTLRRMKSNQATLTWEIMDLFPNSAVGFVSPYVLNGFEI; encoded by the exons ATGTCTCCAGAATTCGCATTAGTTGACTCGAGTAATGGAAAAATCGTGTCGGCATCGGTTGAAGCGATTCCTCCCATTTCTATCTCTCCTGCAACTGCATCCTCGTTACAAGTTCAATGGGGAATGGACATTTTGAGTTGTTCCGATTCTTCAGCGGAATGTTATTGTTGGAGTAAAG ATACGGACGAATGGAAGACATTTCCGGCTCTGATTGCTACGCATGTCACAGGAAGCATGAGTGTGGTTGGAGACATGCCCATAGTGATAGGAGGTCACTCCTATTCGGTGGGCGCTGACCTCGGCACTGTGGAGATCTTTAACAAAACTACTCAGCAATGGACTGTTAAATCTCCTTTAACACCTGGTCGGAGGAGACATTGCGCAGTGGTGATCAATGATACGGCCTTAATGGTGATTGGGGGATACAGTGATAGTGCGGGATACATTGGTTCTGTGAATATCCTTGATACGAACGAAATGACATGGAATGAATTGAATGGCCTACCTGCTCCAGCATATGACATGCTATGTGGTTTGGTTGACCAAACTTATGTCTTGTGCATTGGAGGTGTAGCGGCTGATCAGGATGTGAACACTGCATATGGTTTGGATATGGCTCTGAGCAACCCTGAATGGAAGAGAAAGGCGTCGTTTGACCTTGAGGAACCAGCTAAAGAAGGATTCATTTATCAATTTAGAGATCATCTTTACTGCGTGACTTTTCACACACCAACGACATTGAGGAGAATGAAATCAAACCAGGCAACTCTAACATGGGAAATCATGGACTTATTTCCAAATAGTGCGGTTGGGTTTGTGTCCCCATATGTTTTAAATGGCTTTGAGATTTAG